The Mesomycoplasma ovipneumoniae genome window below encodes:
- a CDS encoding ABC transporter permease, translated as MTLKNDGEHRTDLLKIGISPSIQGVAKKNIDYNYIYTIPPTKKKKNPLLKYLGFDSFFFRFSKKIVKIFFEFVIVAWIVATLVFLLIDSIPGEPGFLDGLNEAQKTAEKQLYGLDLPQAQRYFNYLWNFINFDFGISYSLRPRVEISDFIWQRFFTSFSIGIVSVILTLLVGVPLGIAVGKNPGKFFDNLATVWIAIFSSIPSLVFAIFLLIFGQKAGIPYIFNIQDFSTFVLPAIALSIGSVISYVRYIRFELNNELNSMHAKFAYLKNLTRNRFVWTHALKASLFPIATFFPLVVLGSFIGSIFVEKIFLITGSGGIMIDAIQSKDNNIILFLVIIYSLLTIISYTLRDISYELLDPRIRRRAK; from the coding sequence ATGACGCTAAAAAATGATGGTGAACATCGCACAGATCTGTTAAAAATAGGTATAAGCCCTTCAATTCAAGGTGTAGCCAAAAAGAATATTGATTATAATTATATTTATACTATTCCGCCAACAAAGAAAAAGAAAAATCCACTATTAAAGTATTTGGGTTTTGACTCGTTTTTTTTCCGTTTTTCGAAAAAAATTGTAAAAATTTTTTTCGAATTTGTAATAGTGGCTTGAATTGTTGCAACGTTAGTTTTTCTTCTGATTGACTCAATTCCAGGTGAGCCAGGTTTTCTTGATGGCCTAAATGAGGCTCAAAAAACAGCGGAAAAACAACTTTATGGGCTTGACTTGCCTCAAGCGCAACGATACTTCAACTACCTTTGAAATTTTATCAATTTTGATTTTGGAATTTCATATAGTCTTAGACCTCGTGTAGAAATTAGTGACTTTATTTGGCAAAGGTTTTTTACATCCTTTTCTATAGGTATTGTTTCAGTTATTTTAACACTTTTAGTTGGAGTTCCACTTGGGATTGCTGTTGGAAAAAATCCAGGAAAGTTTTTTGACAATTTAGCCACAGTCTGAATAGCGATTTTTTCTTCAATTCCTTCGCTAGTTTTTGCAATTTTTCTTTTAATTTTTGGTCAAAAAGCCGGAATTCCTTACATTTTTAATATACAGGATTTTTCAACTTTTGTCCTACCTGCCATCGCCCTTTCGATTGGATCTGTAATTAGTTATGTGCGATACATTCGATTTGAACTTAATAATGAGTTAAATTCTATGCATGCCAAATTTGCATATTTAAAAAATTTAACAAGAAATCGTTTCGTTTGAACTCACGCACTTAAGGCATCACTTTTTCCAATTGCAACCTTTTTCCCGTTAGTTGTTTTAGGTTCTTTCATTGGATCAATTTTTGTTGAAAAAATCTTTTTAATTACAGGATCTGGGGGAATCATGATTGACGCAATTCAGTCAAAAGATAATAATATTATTCTTTTCTTAGTAATTATTTACTCACTTTTGACAATAATTTCTTATACATTACGTGATATTAGTTACGAATTGCTTGATCCGCGAATTAGAAGGAGGGCAAAATAA
- a CDS encoding ABC-F family ATP-binding cassette domain-containing protein, which yields MIEIKDLSKIFADKVLFQNVNLKFTEGNTYGIIGANGAGKSTFLKILAGFIEPSSGSIQTSQNQRISVLSQNHYEFDDFIVTDVVIMGNQKLYEIQQEKDQIYANPDATEADYNRAGELEEQFGLLGGWSAENDAQILLSALEIPKEFWYSKMSELKSSYKVKVLLAKALFGNPDILIMDEPTNHLDFKAIKWLEEFLINYKNIVLVVSHDSDFLDQICTHTVDIDYGEVKIFTGNYSFWKQSSELLKELQKNANAKKEEQIAKLEAFIAKFSANASKSAQATSRKKSLEKIQLEEIKPSSRKYPYIRFNVFPRPGKQILNVENLSYKNPETGEFLFKNVSFTLLPGQKMVVFVDDDLIKTKLLDIIAGKEAPTSGTITWGSTIKFDYLPANTDDFFNSDLDLISWISQWPIFNTQDENKDNSTHRMRAFLGRMFFSGDQVFKKVNVTSGGEKVRLMFSKMMLSESNFLIFDQPLNHLDSESIDSFIEGLKLYDSGAIFTTYNLALIREVANAILDIKQDSAVFFQGTLAEYEKKIGI from the coding sequence ATGATTGAAATTAAGGATTTATCAAAAATTTTTGCTGATAAAGTTTTATTTCAAAATGTAAATTTAAAATTTACAGAAGGAAATACTTATGGAATTATCGGCGCAAATGGAGCTGGAAAATCAACTTTTTTAAAAATTTTAGCTGGCTTTATCGAACCTTCATCAGGATCAATTCAAACATCACAAAATCAAAGAATTTCGGTTTTATCACAAAATCACTATGAATTTGACGATTTTATTGTTACTGATGTTGTAATAATGGGAAACCAAAAATTATACGAAATTCAACAAGAAAAAGATCAAATTTACGCAAACCCGGATGCAACTGAGGCTGATTATAACCGCGCTGGAGAACTTGAAGAACAATTTGGACTTTTAGGTGGTTGAAGTGCTGAAAATGATGCGCAAATTTTACTTTCTGCACTTGAAATTCCTAAGGAATTTTGATACTCAAAAATGTCAGAATTAAAATCTTCCTATAAAGTCAAAGTACTTTTAGCAAAAGCGCTTTTTGGAAATCCTGATATTTTGATAATGGATGAGCCAACTAACCACTTAGATTTTAAAGCTATTAAATGGCTTGAAGAATTTTTGATTAATTATAAAAATATTGTTTTGGTTGTTAGCCATGATAGCGATTTTTTGGATCAAATTTGCACTCATACTGTTGATATTGATTATGGTGAAGTTAAAATTTTTACTGGAAATTATAGCTTTTGAAAACAATCATCTGAGTTATTAAAAGAACTTCAAAAAAATGCTAATGCAAAAAAAGAAGAACAAATTGCAAAATTAGAGGCATTTATAGCAAAATTTTCTGCAAATGCTTCTAAATCTGCCCAGGCAACTTCGCGAAAAAAATCCCTTGAGAAAATTCAGCTCGAGGAAATTAAACCTTCATCACGTAAATATCCTTACATTCGCTTTAATGTTTTTCCAAGACCTGGAAAACAAATATTAAATGTTGAAAATTTAAGTTATAAAAATCCTGAAACTGGTGAGTTTTTATTTAAAAATGTGTCTTTTACACTTCTACCAGGCCAAAAAATGGTAGTTTTTGTTGATGATGATTTAATAAAAACTAAATTACTTGACATTATTGCCGGAAAAGAAGCCCCAACTTCTGGCACAATTACTTGAGGTTCGACAATAAAATTTGATTATTTACCAGCAAACACAGATGATTTTTTTAATTCAGATTTAGATTTAATTTCCTGAATTTCACAGTGGCCAATTTTTAACACACAAGACGAAAATAAGGACAATTCAACCCATAGAATGCGTGCTTTTTTAGGAAGGATGTTTTTTAGCGGCGACCAAGTTTTTAAAAAAGTCAATGTTACATCTGGTGGCGAAAAAGTTCGTCTTATGTTTTCAAAAATGATGCTAAGTGAATCAAATTTTTTAATTTTTGACCAACCACTTAATCATCTTGATTCTGAATCAATTGATTCTTTCATTGAAGGTTTAAAACTTTATGATTCAGGAGCAATTTTTACAACTTATAATCTTGCCTTAATAAGGGAAGTTGCAAATGCGATTTTGGATATTAAGCAAGATTCAGCTGTATTTTTTCAAGGTACACTAGCTGAATATGAGAAAAAAATAGGAATTTAG
- the mnmE gene encoding tRNA uridine-5-carboxymethylaminomethyl(34) synthesis GTPase MnmE encodes MVFDTICAIASGAINQAISIIRISGPNAFKIMEKIFTGKIGNSMEITFGWIHDNQTKIDQVLVLWFAGNKNFVGEETVEINAHGGVLNTNLILETILKTKLARLANPGEFSLRAFLNGKIDLVKAQAINDLIHAQVKSQHNVALKQFSGASSNFIKKLIQQIEEIIGTIEVNIDYPEYDDVEILTNQILIPKIDELIKNFNELIKIADNSRLIYEGIRTSLIGEPNSGKSSLLNALIDENKAIISEIPGTTRDIVEGNFVIDNLLFKVFDTAGIRKTKQKIEQIGINKTFENMEKSDLILHVIDASQKKSKHLDLSEKISENQVYLQVYNKSDLIENKEEFADKILISAKNKQIDSLIDKIKTIFAFLGKENQFVANSFQISQIELAKTAIVEAKNSLESGFGPEIAIVDLRNAWRELQTIFGRTDDENLLDSIFSRFCLGK; translated from the coding sequence ATGGTTTTTGATACTATTTGTGCGATTGCATCAGGAGCAATAAATCAAGCAATTTCGATCATTAGAATTTCAGGACCAAACGCCTTTAAGATCATGGAAAAAATTTTTACCGGGAAAATTGGCAATTCCATGGAAATAACTTTTGGCTGGATTCATGATAATCAAACTAAAATTGATCAAGTTTTAGTTTTATGATTTGCTGGAAATAAAAATTTTGTTGGCGAAGAAACTGTAGAAATAAACGCTCATGGCGGAGTTTTAAATACAAATTTAATTCTTGAAACTATTTTAAAAACTAAACTCGCTAGACTTGCAAATCCTGGAGAGTTCAGCTTGCGTGCTTTTTTAAATGGGAAAATTGACTTAGTTAAAGCGCAAGCAATTAATGATTTAATTCATGCTCAAGTTAAATCACAACACAATGTTGCTCTTAAACAGTTTTCTGGCGCAAGTTCAAACTTTATTAAAAAATTAATCCAACAAATCGAGGAAATTATCGGGACTATTGAGGTAAATATTGATTATCCCGAATATGATGATGTTGAAATTCTGACAAATCAGATTCTTATTCCTAAAATTGATGAATTAATAAAAAATTTTAATGAATTAATAAAAATAGCCGATAATTCAAGACTAATTTATGAAGGAATAAGGACATCTTTAATCGGCGAACCCAATAGCGGCAAGTCTTCGCTTCTAAATGCTTTAATTGACGAAAATAAGGCGATAATAAGTGAAATTCCTGGAACAACTCGTGATATTGTTGAAGGTAATTTTGTGATTGACAATTTACTTTTTAAAGTTTTTGATACTGCCGGAATTAGAAAAACTAAGCAGAAAATTGAGCAAATTGGAATTAATAAAACCTTTGAAAACATGGAAAAATCTGATTTAATTTTACATGTTATTGATGCAAGTCAAAAAAAATCTAAACATCTTGATTTAAGTGAAAAAATTAGTGAAAATCAAGTATATTTGCAAGTCTATAATAAATCTGACCTAATTGAAAATAAGGAAGAATTTGCTGATAAAATATTAATTAGCGCTAAAAACAAACAAATTGATAGCTTAATTGACAAAATTAAAACTATTTTTGCCTTTTTGGGAAAAGAAAACCAGTTTGTCGCTAATTCATTCCAAATTTCACAGATAGAACTAGCAAAAACAGCAATTGTGGAGGCTAAAAATAGTCTAGAATCTGGTTTTGGACCTGAAATTGCAATTGTAGATTTACGTAATGCTTGAAGAGAATTACAAACTATTTTTGGCAGAACAGACGATGAAAACTTGCTTGATTCAATTTTTTCACGGTTTTGTCTAGGAAAATAA
- a CDS encoding ABC transporter permease: MNQFPSIEKYIDQNLKPNPFLQPFSYQMWKLMVAQSKSFDRNYFGKPRNNFYEVFLRFSRSFSGVFGIVTIIFMLILAIIIPFTTGSPTELRPNMKNLNYFTQGFILGTDSQGRDVWAFLWHGLQFSLILSFIVALFDVALGTLFGTLMGNFDLFDKIFTFIIKIISNIPTILVIILMTLVLRPSFWVLVLSFSLTGWIGLANQVRAQIKRARNFTWVIASRVLGTPSYKILLNFVPVIIPLLITNIVFVIPGTILGETGLAFIGLSLPNVPTLGNAINSGIPIVTLYPRYVLIPSFFLILLTSSIQMIGNSVQDALRRQR, from the coding sequence ATGAATCAATTTCCGTCAATTGAAAAATATATTGACCAAAACTTAAAACCTAATCCATTTTTGCAACCCTTTTCATACCAAATGTGAAAATTAATGGTTGCTCAATCAAAAAGTTTTGATCGTAATTATTTTGGCAAACCCCGTAATAATTTTTATGAAGTTTTTCTCAGATTTTCCCGTTCCTTTTCAGGTGTTTTTGGAATTGTTACCATTATTTTCATGTTAATTTTGGCAATTATTATCCCTTTTACAACCGGATCGCCAACTGAACTTCGACCTAATATGAAAAATTTAAACTATTTTACACAAGGATTTATTTTAGGTACTGATTCTCAAGGTCGTGATGTTTGGGCATTTTTATGACACGGACTGCAGTTTTCGTTAATTTTAAGTTTTATTGTTGCGCTTTTTGATGTCGCGCTTGGAACTCTTTTTGGAACACTAATGGGTAATTTTGACCTTTTTGACAAAATTTTTACCTTTATTATTAAAATAATTTCAAACATACCAACAATTTTAGTAATTATTTTGATGACATTAGTTTTACGCCCGAGTTTTTGAGTTTTAGTTTTATCATTTTCACTTACAGGCTGAATCGGTCTTGCAAATCAAGTTCGTGCCCAAATAAAAAGAGCTAGAAATTTTACATGAGTAATTGCATCACGTGTTTTAGGAACTCCTTCTTATAAAATTCTACTTAATTTTGTGCCAGTAATTATTCCACTTTTAATTACAAATATTGTTTTTGTAATTCCAGGCACTATTCTTGGTGAAACTGGCCTTGCTTTTATTGGTCTGTCATTACCAAACGTTCCAACTTTAGGAAATGCAATTAATTCAGGAATTCCAATTGTAACCTTGTATCCTCGCTATGTTTTAATTCCTTCATTCTTTTTAATTTTGTTAACTTCTTCAATTCAAATGATCGGAAATTCAGTTCAAGACGCTCTAAGGAGGCAAAGATAA
- a CDS encoding ABC transporter ATP-binding protein, producing MISYFLAKFSDCKNAENPTLCYKLAKNLEKFKKDLELLEQKKLDKKQYQEKFLELKEEFLAYEVNIKKHYKSKKSYKIQAILNRIQQYWHTSFNRSHFDFEAFSKNVLYKQIGNKKYKIVAQIKNLNLSFVNPANPSIRNIVIRNASIDFYEGKIHAIIGESGSGKSVITSCLYGLVGENAVVESGEIRLFNNPVHNFDFRAWELSNYRGKIISAVFQNPMSTLNPTKKIGKQIMEGMLLNKIVKNKKEAYEKALLYLKMTKIVNPEMVMKLYPHELSGGMIQRIVISAILSLEPKIIVMDEPTTALDTTVQALVLDIIRDLQKRLKITIIFITHDLGVVASLANYITIMYAGQVVEEGTRDEILLNPRHPYTWGLITSMPDINKGDRLQSIRGVVPSSLNSIVGDAFAVRNDYALEQDFFVEPKFYKISPTHRIKSALLDPKAPKVMPPKIIYQKWLQFQKMRQNNEQ from the coding sequence ATGATTTCTTATTTTTTGGCCAAATTTTCTGATTGCAAAAATGCCGAGAATCCAACATTGTGTTATAAATTAGCAAAAAATTTAGAAAAGTTTAAAAAAGATTTAGAACTTTTAGAACAAAAAAAATTGGATAAAAAACAATATCAAGAAAAATTTTTGGAACTTAAAGAAGAATTTTTGGCTTATGAAGTTAACATAAAAAAACATTATAAATCAAAAAAATCCTATAAAATCCAAGCTATTTTAAATAGAATTCAACAATATTGACACACAAGCTTTAACCGTTCCCATTTTGATTTTGAAGCTTTTTCTAAAAATGTTCTCTACAAACAAATTGGTAATAAAAAGTACAAAATTGTTGCTCAAATTAAAAATTTAAATTTATCCTTTGTTAATCCAGCTAATCCTTCAATCCGAAATATTGTAATTCGTAATGCTTCAATTGATTTTTATGAAGGAAAAATTCATGCAATAATTGGCGAGTCTGGTTCAGGAAAATCGGTAATTACTTCTTGTCTTTATGGACTTGTTGGCGAAAATGCTGTTGTTGAATCAGGGGAGATAAGATTATTTAACAATCCAGTTCACAATTTTGACTTTCGTGCTTGAGAACTTTCAAATTATCGCGGCAAAATAATTTCTGCTGTTTTCCAAAATCCGATGTCAACTTTGAATCCAACCAAAAAAATTGGCAAACAAATAATGGAAGGAATGCTGTTAAATAAAATTGTCAAAAATAAAAAAGAAGCATATGAAAAAGCGCTTTTATACTTAAAAATGACAAAAATTGTCAATCCTGAAATGGTTATGAAATTATATCCTCATGAACTTTCAGGTGGAATGATTCAACGGATTGTCATTTCAGCAATTCTTTCGCTTGAGCCCAAAATTATTGTTATGGACGAGCCGACCACAGCACTTGATACAACAGTTCAGGCTTTAGTTCTTGATATTATCCGTGATTTGCAAAAAAGACTAAAAATTACGATCATTTTTATAACCCATGACTTAGGAGTGGTTGCTTCACTTGCAAATTACATCACAATTATGTATGCTGGTCAAGTTGTTGAAGAAGGAACAAGAGACGAAATTCTTTTAAATCCAAGACATCCGTATACTTGAGGGCTAATAACTTCAATGCCTGATATAAATAAAGGCGATCGTTTACAGTCAATTCGTGGGGTAGTTCCTTCTTCATTAAATTCAATTGTCGGTGATGCATTTGCGGTCAGAAATGATTATGCCTTAGAACAAGATTTTTTTGTTGAACCAAAATTTTATAAAATAAGTCCAACTCACCGTATAAAATCAGCGCTTCTTGATCCAAAAGCACCAAAAGTTATGCCACCAAAAATTATTTACCAAAAATGACTCCAATTTCAAAAAATGAGGCAAAATAATGAGCAATAA